A genome region from Nicotiana tabacum cultivar K326 chromosome 13, ASM71507v2, whole genome shotgun sequence includes the following:
- the LOC107830925 gene encoding vacuolar protein sorting-associated protein 32 homolog 2, which produces MFSKIFGKPKQETNALATLDKLNETLEMLEKKEKVLQKKASAEVEKAKDFTRAKNKRAAIQCLKRKRLYEQQIEQLGNFQLRIHDQMIMLEGAKATTETVDALRTGASAMKAMQKATNIDDVDKTMDEINEQTENMKQIQEALATPIGAAADFDEDELEAELEELEGAELEEQLLQPATTAPDAPIHVPAGRQPARPIPQRRTAEEDELAALQAEMAL; this is translated from the exons ATGTTTTCGAAGATATTTGGGAAACCCAAGCAGGAAACTAATGCTCTTGCGACTCTTGACAAATTAAACGAG ACTCTGGAGATGCTTGAGAAGAAGGAGAAAGTGCTTCAGAAGAAGGCTTCTGCAGAGGTTGAGAAGGCCAAAGATTTTACAAGAGCAAAGAACAAAAGAG CGGCAATACAATGTTTGAAGAGGAAGAGGCTCTATGAACAACAAATTGAGCAGCTTGGCAATTTCCAGCTTCGCATCCATGATCAG ATGATAATGCTAGAAGGTGCAAAAGCTACAACTGAAACTGTTGATGCTTTGAGAACTGGAGCATCCGCAATGAAAGCAATGCAGAAAGCAAC GAATATTGATGATGTGGACAAGACAATGGATGAAATAAATGAACAGACTGAGAATATGAAACAAATACAGGAGGCTTTGGCTACTCCAATTGGTGCAGCAGCTGATTTTGATGAG GATGAATTGGAGGCTGAACTTGAAGAGTTGGAAGGTGCTGAATTGGAAGAGCAGCTCCTTCAACCAGCAACTACTGCCCCTGATGCACCAATCCATGTTCCTGCGGGGAGGCAACCTGCTCGGCCCATTCCTCAGAGGCGTACAGCTGAGGAAGATGAACTTGCTGCTTTGCAAGCAGAGATGGCTCTTTGA